In Zea mays cultivar B73 chromosome 7, Zm-B73-REFERENCE-NAM-5.0, whole genome shotgun sequence, the following proteins share a genomic window:
- the LOC100284683 gene encoding universal stress protein PHOS34 isoform X1, whose translation MQAPPAPSSVDLPLAVAPPPVKAPTPRPPPPASLQPESPGVFFSAAAAAAPLGTAHRRIAIAVDLSDESAYAVRWAVANYLRPGDAVILLHVRPTSVLYGADWGAVDVSLPNPSATAASEDGDGDCETAAAARRMEDDYDAFTATKADDFASPLKDAGIPYKIHIVRDHDMKERLCLEVERLSLSAVIMGSKGFGAARRTSKGRLGSVSDYCVHHCVCPVVVVRFPDDGSAEGGEAAGLSAAVGAEDVLHPVPEEEGEYHDAAEEHKACRGSSIRLLAGC comes from the coding sequence ATGCAGGCCCCGCCGGCGCCCTCCTCCGTCGACCTGCCGCTGGCGGTGGCGCCGCCGCCGGTGAAGGCGCCGACCCCGCGGCCCCCGCCGCCGGCCTCGCTGCAGCCCGAGTCcccgggggtcttcttctccgccgccgccgccgccgcgcccctgGGCACCGCCCACCGCCGCATCGCCATCGCCGTCGACCTCTCCGACGAGTCCGCCTACGCCGTGCGCTGGGCCGTCGCCAACTACCTCCGCCCCGGGGACGCCGTCATCCTGCTCCACGTGCGCCCCACCTCCGTGCTCTACGGCGCCGACTGGGGCGCCGTCGACGTCTCCCTCCCCAACCCTAGCGCCACCGCCGCCTCCGAGGACGGCGACGGCGACTGCGAGACCGCCGCTGCCGCGCGCAGGATGGAGGACGACTACGACGCCTTCACGGCCACCAAGGCCGACGACTTCGCCAGCCCGCTCAAGGACGCCGGCATCCCCTACAAGATCCACATCGTCAGGGACCACGACATGAAGGAGCGCCTCTGCCTCGAGGTCGAGCGCCTCTCGCTCAGCGCCGTCATCATGGGGAGCAAGGGCTTCGGCGCCGCGCGGAGGACCAGCAAGGGCAGGCTCGGCAGCGTCAGCGACTACTGCGTGCACCACTGTGTCTGCCCCGTTGTGGTGGTGCGCTTCCCTGATGACGgctctgccgagggtggggaGGCCGCTGGTTTGTCCGCCGCGGTTGGTGCTGAGGATGTGCTGCACCCCGTGCCGGAGGAAGAAGGCGAGTACCATGACGCTGCGGAGGAGCACAAGG
- the LOC100284683 gene encoding Universal stress protein PHOS34 yields the protein MQAPPAPSSVDLPLAVAPPPVKAPTPRPPPPASLQPESPGVFFSAAAAAAPLGTAHRRIAIAVDLSDESAYAVRWAVANYLRPGDAVILLHVRPTSVLYGADWGAVDVSLPNPSATAASEDGDGDCETAAAARRMEDDYDAFTATKADDFASPLKDAGIPYKIHIVRDHDMKERLCLEVERLSLSAVIMGSKGFGAARRTSKGRLGSVSDYCVHHCVCPVVVVRFPDDGSAEGGEAAGLSAAVGAEDVLHPVPEEEGEYHDAAEEHKDA from the coding sequence ATGCAGGCCCCGCCGGCGCCCTCCTCCGTCGACCTGCCGCTGGCGGTGGCGCCGCCGCCGGTGAAGGCGCCGACCCCGCGGCCCCCGCCGCCGGCCTCGCTGCAGCCCGAGTCcccgggggtcttcttctccgccgccgccgccgccgcgcccctgGGCACCGCCCACCGCCGCATCGCCATCGCCGTCGACCTCTCCGACGAGTCCGCCTACGCCGTGCGCTGGGCCGTCGCCAACTACCTCCGCCCCGGGGACGCCGTCATCCTGCTCCACGTGCGCCCCACCTCCGTGCTCTACGGCGCCGACTGGGGCGCCGTCGACGTCTCCCTCCCCAACCCTAGCGCCACCGCCGCCTCCGAGGACGGCGACGGCGACTGCGAGACCGCCGCTGCCGCGCGCAGGATGGAGGACGACTACGACGCCTTCACGGCCACCAAGGCCGACGACTTCGCCAGCCCGCTCAAGGACGCCGGCATCCCCTACAAGATCCACATCGTCAGGGACCACGACATGAAGGAGCGCCTCTGCCTCGAGGTCGAGCGCCTCTCGCTCAGCGCCGTCATCATGGGGAGCAAGGGCTTCGGCGCCGCGCGGAGGACCAGCAAGGGCAGGCTCGGCAGCGTCAGCGACTACTGCGTGCACCACTGTGTCTGCCCCGTTGTGGTGGTGCGCTTCCCTGATGACGgctctgccgagggtggggaGGCCGCTGGTTTGTCCGCCGCGGTTGGTGCTGAGGATGTGCTGCACCCCGTGCCGGAGGAAGAAGGCGAGTACCATGACGCTGCGGAGGAGCACAAGG
- the LOC103633280 gene encoding probable mixed-linked glucan synthase 8 isoform X2 → MCLTEDFIMWTPMHYTLLTLLRLIAIILFFIWRIRHPHADGMWLWWISIVGDFWFGVTWLLNQVAKLNPTKRVPDLSLLRQQFDLPDGNSNLPRLDVFINTVDPINEPMIYTMNSILSILAVDYPIDRTATYLSDDGGSIIHYEGLLETANFATLWVPFCRKHSIEPRAPESYFAVKSRPYTGNVPDEFADDHRRMSKEYDEFKVRLDALFTKIPERSDAHNAEAKEGVKATWMADGTQWPGTWFDPAENHKKGQHAGIVKVMLNHPGDEPRFGGPASAETPLDFSAVDVRLPMLVYISREKSPSHDHQKKAGAMNVQLRISALLTNAPFIINFDGDHYVNNSQAFRAAMCFMLDRRDGENTAFVQFPQRFDDVDPTDRYCNHNRVFFDATLLGLNGIQGPSYVGTGCMFRRIAVYGIDPPRWRTDAFKLVDNPSKFGSSMLFINSIPSAANQEWSMASPPAHEESVMEELNNVMKCAYEEGTEFGKEIGWVYNIATEDVVTGFRVHRTGWRSMYCRMEPDAFRGTAPINLTERLCQILRWSGGSLEMFFSHCPLLAGRRLNLMQRIAYTNMTAYPISSVFLVFYLLFPVIWIFRGEFYIQKPFPTYVLYLVVIIAMTELIGMVEIKWAGLTLLDWIRNEQFYIIGATAVYPLATLHIVLKLVLRGNGVSFKLTAKQATSAVNEKYAEMYVVQWTPLLIPTIAVIAVNVGAIGAAIGKAVVGGWSLLQMADASLGLVFNAWILLLIYPFALGVMGRWSKRPYILFVLFMIGFAVVAAVVVAIHAARTGSVRFHSGHSGGASFPTSWGF, encoded by the exons ATGTGCCTAACTGAAGATTTCATCATGTGGACTCCAATGCATTATAC GTTGTTGACCTTGCTGAGATTGATTGCAATCATCCTATTCTTCATATGGCGTATCCGGCATCCGCATGCCGACGGAATGTGGCTCTGGTGGATATCCATTGTCGGAGATTTCTGGTTTGGTGTCACTTGGTTGCTAAACCAAGTTGCGAAGCTCAACCCTACCAAGCGTGTCCCAGACCTTTCCCTCTTGAGACAACAGTTCGATCTCCCTGATGGCAACTCTAATCTCCCTAGGCTTGATGTTTTTATCAACACCGTCGATCCCATAAACGAGCCTATGATATACACCATGAACTCTATCCTGTCCATTCTTGCCGTAGACTACCCAATCGATAGGACTGCTACCTACCTCTCGGATGATGGAGGGTCCATAATCCATTACGAGGGCTTGCTTGAGACAGCAAATTTCGCGACACTCTGGGTTCCATTTTGCCGAAAACATAGCATTGAGCCGAGAGCCCCTGAGAGCTATTTTGCTGTGAAGTCGCGCCCATACACTGGAAATGTACCAGATGAGTTTGCTGATGATCATAGACGCATGTCTAAGGAGTATGATGAGTTCAAGGTGCGTTTGGATGCACTTTTTACTAAAATCCCTGAACGCTCAGATGCACACAATGCAGAGGCCAAGGAAGGTGTAAAGGCAACCTGGATGGCAGACGGAACACAGTGGCCAGGAACATGGTTTGACCCTGCTGAAAACCACAAGAAAGGGCAACATGCTGGAATTGTTAAG GTTATGTTGAATCACCCGGGCGATGAACCTCGGTTTGGTGGACCAGCAAGTGCTGAAACCCCTCTGGACTTCAGTGCCGTTGACGTGCGGCTCCCAATGCTCGTCTATATCTCCCGTGAGAAGAGTCCAAGCCATGACCACCAAAAGAAAGCAGGCGCCATGAACGTGCAGCTGCGGATCTCTGCGCTTCTGACCAACGCTCCCTTCATCATCAATTTTGATGGTGACCACTACGTCAACAACTCACAGGCCTTCCGAGCTGCGATGTGCTTCATGCTGGACCGGCGGGATGGCGAGAACACCGCTTTTGTTCAGTTCCCGCAACGCTTTGACGATGTCGACCCAACAGACAGGTACTGCAATCACAACCGTGTCTTCTTTGATGCCACCTTGCTCGGCCTAAATGGCATCCAGGGACCCTCCTATGTTGGCACCGGTTGCATGTTCCGCCGGATCGCTGTCTATGGTATTGATCCACCTCGTTGGAGAACTGATGCCTTCAAGCTTGTGGACAACCCCAGCAAGTTTGGCAGCTCAATGCTCTTCATCAACTCCATACCATCGGCTGCGAACCAAGAATGGTCCATGGCGTCACCACCGGCACATGAGGAGTCGGTCATGGAAGAGCTGAATAATGTCATGAAGTGCGCATATGAAGAGGGCACTGAGTTCGGAAAGGAAATCGGCTGGGTGTACAACATTGCTACGGAGGACGTGGTGACCGGCTTCCGAGTACACCGGACAGGGTGGCGATCTATGTACTGCCGCATGGAGCCGGATGCCTTCCGTGGCACTGCACCAATCAACCTCACGGAGCGCCTCTGCCAGATCCTGCGCTGGTCGGGCGGCTCCCTTGAAATGTTCTTCTCACACTGCCCGCTCCTTGCTGGCCGTCGACTGAACTTGATGCAACGGATCGCCTACACCAACATGACAGCCTACCCAATCTCATCGGTCTTCCTTGTGTTCTACCTCCTCTTCCCCGTCATATGGATCTTCCGTGGCGAGTTCTACATCCAGAAGCCGTTCCCGACATACGTGCTGTACCTCGTCGTCATCATAGCAATGACAGAGCTGATCGGCATGGTGGAGATCAAGTGGGCAGGCCTCACGCTGCTGGACTGGATCCGCAACGAGCAGTTCTACATCATCGGGGCGACAGCCGTGTACCCGTTAGCGACGCTGCACATCGTGCTGAAGCTAGTCCTTCGCGGGAACGGCGTTTCGTTCAAGCTGACGGCGAAGCAGGCTACGAGCGCCGTGAACGAGAAGTACGCTGAGATGTACGTGGTGCAGTGGACGCCACTGCTGATCCCCACAATAGCGGTGATCGCCGTGAACGTCGGCGCGATCGGGGCGGCGATCGGCAAGGCGGTCGTCGGGGGGTGGTCGCTCCTGCAGATGGCCGACGCGTCCCTTGGACTGGTGTTCAACGCGTGGATCCTGCTGCTGATCTACCCGTTCGCGCTCGGGGTGATGGGGCGGTGGAGCAAGAGGCCCTATATCCTGTTCGTCCTGTTCATGATTGGGTTCGCTGTAGTGGCGGCGGTGGTTGTTGCCATCCATGCTGCGCGCACTGGTTCTGTTCGGTTCCATTCCGGACATTCAGGCGGTGCTAGCTTCCCTACAAGCTGGGGGTTTTAG
- the LOC103633280 gene encoding probable mixed-linked glucan synthase 8 isoform X1 — MAPKAPANNGAVVVAGGHHGGSTDVGGVAGGATTTTVPTSVAANGNGKQHGTRKQRRPAAVVVSPMDKYWTPVDDKEAAEAVDDGGEDGRRPLLFRTYKVKGILLHPYRLLTLLRLIAIILFFIWRIRHPHADGMWLWWISIVGDFWFGVTWLLNQVAKLNPTKRVPDLSLLRQQFDLPDGNSNLPRLDVFINTVDPINEPMIYTMNSILSILAVDYPIDRTATYLSDDGGSIIHYEGLLETANFATLWVPFCRKHSIEPRAPESYFAVKSRPYTGNVPDEFADDHRRMSKEYDEFKVRLDALFTKIPERSDAHNAEAKEGVKATWMADGTQWPGTWFDPAENHKKGQHAGIVKVMLNHPGDEPRFGGPASAETPLDFSAVDVRLPMLVYISREKSPSHDHQKKAGAMNVQLRISALLTNAPFIINFDGDHYVNNSQAFRAAMCFMLDRRDGENTAFVQFPQRFDDVDPTDRYCNHNRVFFDATLLGLNGIQGPSYVGTGCMFRRIAVYGIDPPRWRTDAFKLVDNPSKFGSSMLFINSIPSAANQEWSMASPPAHEESVMEELNNVMKCAYEEGTEFGKEIGWVYNIATEDVVTGFRVHRTGWRSMYCRMEPDAFRGTAPINLTERLCQILRWSGGSLEMFFSHCPLLAGRRLNLMQRIAYTNMTAYPISSVFLVFYLLFPVIWIFRGEFYIQKPFPTYVLYLVVIIAMTELIGMVEIKWAGLTLLDWIRNEQFYIIGATAVYPLATLHIVLKLVLRGNGVSFKLTAKQATSAVNEKYAEMYVVQWTPLLIPTIAVIAVNVGAIGAAIGKAVVGGWSLLQMADASLGLVFNAWILLLIYPFALGVMGRWSKRPYILFVLFMIGFAVVAAVVVAIHAARTGSVRFHSGHSGGASFPTSWGF; from the exons ATGGCTCCTAAGGCGCCGGCGAATAATGGCGCTGTCGTCGTTGCCGGCGGCCATCACGGGGGCAGCACCGACGTCGGCGGCGTTGCCGGGGGCGCGACGACGACGACTGTGCCGACGTCTGTGGCGGCGAACGGCAACGGCAAGCAGCACGGCACGAGGAAGCAGAGGAGGCCTGCAGCGGTAGTCGTCAGCCCGATGGACAAGTACTGGACGCCCGTCGACGACAAGGAGGCGGCGGAGGCCGTcgacgacggcggcgaggacgggcGGCGCCCGCTCCTGTTCCGGACGTACAAGGTCAAGGGAATCCTCCTGCACCCCTATAG GTTGTTGACCTTGCTGAGATTGATTGCAATCATCCTATTCTTCATATGGCGTATCCGGCATCCGCATGCCGACGGAATGTGGCTCTGGTGGATATCCATTGTCGGAGATTTCTGGTTTGGTGTCACTTGGTTGCTAAACCAAGTTGCGAAGCTCAACCCTACCAAGCGTGTCCCAGACCTTTCCCTCTTGAGACAACAGTTCGATCTCCCTGATGGCAACTCTAATCTCCCTAGGCTTGATGTTTTTATCAACACCGTCGATCCCATAAACGAGCCTATGATATACACCATGAACTCTATCCTGTCCATTCTTGCCGTAGACTACCCAATCGATAGGACTGCTACCTACCTCTCGGATGATGGAGGGTCCATAATCCATTACGAGGGCTTGCTTGAGACAGCAAATTTCGCGACACTCTGGGTTCCATTTTGCCGAAAACATAGCATTGAGCCGAGAGCCCCTGAGAGCTATTTTGCTGTGAAGTCGCGCCCATACACTGGAAATGTACCAGATGAGTTTGCTGATGATCATAGACGCATGTCTAAGGAGTATGATGAGTTCAAGGTGCGTTTGGATGCACTTTTTACTAAAATCCCTGAACGCTCAGATGCACACAATGCAGAGGCCAAGGAAGGTGTAAAGGCAACCTGGATGGCAGACGGAACACAGTGGCCAGGAACATGGTTTGACCCTGCTGAAAACCACAAGAAAGGGCAACATGCTGGAATTGTTAAG GTTATGTTGAATCACCCGGGCGATGAACCTCGGTTTGGTGGACCAGCAAGTGCTGAAACCCCTCTGGACTTCAGTGCCGTTGACGTGCGGCTCCCAATGCTCGTCTATATCTCCCGTGAGAAGAGTCCAAGCCATGACCACCAAAAGAAAGCAGGCGCCATGAACGTGCAGCTGCGGATCTCTGCGCTTCTGACCAACGCTCCCTTCATCATCAATTTTGATGGTGACCACTACGTCAACAACTCACAGGCCTTCCGAGCTGCGATGTGCTTCATGCTGGACCGGCGGGATGGCGAGAACACCGCTTTTGTTCAGTTCCCGCAACGCTTTGACGATGTCGACCCAACAGACAGGTACTGCAATCACAACCGTGTCTTCTTTGATGCCACCTTGCTCGGCCTAAATGGCATCCAGGGACCCTCCTATGTTGGCACCGGTTGCATGTTCCGCCGGATCGCTGTCTATGGTATTGATCCACCTCGTTGGAGAACTGATGCCTTCAAGCTTGTGGACAACCCCAGCAAGTTTGGCAGCTCAATGCTCTTCATCAACTCCATACCATCGGCTGCGAACCAAGAATGGTCCATGGCGTCACCACCGGCACATGAGGAGTCGGTCATGGAAGAGCTGAATAATGTCATGAAGTGCGCATATGAAGAGGGCACTGAGTTCGGAAAGGAAATCGGCTGGGTGTACAACATTGCTACGGAGGACGTGGTGACCGGCTTCCGAGTACACCGGACAGGGTGGCGATCTATGTACTGCCGCATGGAGCCGGATGCCTTCCGTGGCACTGCACCAATCAACCTCACGGAGCGCCTCTGCCAGATCCTGCGCTGGTCGGGCGGCTCCCTTGAAATGTTCTTCTCACACTGCCCGCTCCTTGCTGGCCGTCGACTGAACTTGATGCAACGGATCGCCTACACCAACATGACAGCCTACCCAATCTCATCGGTCTTCCTTGTGTTCTACCTCCTCTTCCCCGTCATATGGATCTTCCGTGGCGAGTTCTACATCCAGAAGCCGTTCCCGACATACGTGCTGTACCTCGTCGTCATCATAGCAATGACAGAGCTGATCGGCATGGTGGAGATCAAGTGGGCAGGCCTCACGCTGCTGGACTGGATCCGCAACGAGCAGTTCTACATCATCGGGGCGACAGCCGTGTACCCGTTAGCGACGCTGCACATCGTGCTGAAGCTAGTCCTTCGCGGGAACGGCGTTTCGTTCAAGCTGACGGCGAAGCAGGCTACGAGCGCCGTGAACGAGAAGTACGCTGAGATGTACGTGGTGCAGTGGACGCCACTGCTGATCCCCACAATAGCGGTGATCGCCGTGAACGTCGGCGCGATCGGGGCGGCGATCGGCAAGGCGGTCGTCGGGGGGTGGTCGCTCCTGCAGATGGCCGACGCGTCCCTTGGACTGGTGTTCAACGCGTGGATCCTGCTGCTGATCTACCCGTTCGCGCTCGGGGTGATGGGGCGGTGGAGCAAGAGGCCCTATATCCTGTTCGTCCTGTTCATGATTGGGTTCGCTGTAGTGGCGGCGGTGGTTGTTGCCATCCATGCTGCGCGCACTGGTTCTGTTCGGTTCCATTCCGGACATTCAGGCGGTGCTAGCTTCCCTACAAGCTGGGGGTTTTAG
- the LOC103633281 gene encoding putative mixed-linked glucan synthase 1, protein MAAAVTRRVGLHVEATNGGADDESRRNSSAADHSPVAKRINDAAANAKRNDVWVAAQEGEMPAAAGNSSQPPLLFRTMKVKGSILHPYRFVILLRLVAIVAFFIWRIRNRNRDGVWLWAMSMVGDVWFGFSWVLNQLPKLNPIKRVPDLAAIRDQYEQPSASGGESNNKLPGIDVFVTTVDPVDEPILYTVNSVLSILATDYPVEKYACYLSDDGGTLVHYEAMLEVASFARLWAPFCRKHSVEPRAPESYFGVKRRQPYTGSVQGEFTSDHRRMRREYEEFKVRIDSLFSTVCQRSQAYNRKHAKDDEAGMVMKATWMADGTQWPGTWIEQAENHRKGHHAGIVKVVLNHPGHKPELGSPASIDNPFDFSNTDTRLPMLVYMSREKRTGYNHQKKAGAMNAMLRVSALLSNAPFLINFDCDHYVNNSQAFRASMCFMLDPRDGRNTAFVQFPQRFDGVDPTDRYANHNRVFFDGTMLSLNGLQGPSYLGTGTMFRRAALYGMEPPRWRTTGSVKVIDDDDDHKGKEYGRSTLFRNAVLDDAANQERSITPVFLDDDETTTISSEVASLMTCAYEDGTTWGRDVGWVYNIATEDVVTGFRMHRQGWRSMYCSVEPAAFRGTAPINLTERLLQVLRWSGGSLEMFFSHSNAFLAGARMHPLQRVAYLNMSTYPVVTVFILAYNLFPLMWLVSERYYIQRPFGTYVLYLVATIAMIHVIGMFEVRWAGITLLDWCRNEQFYMIGATGVYPTAVLYMALKLVTGKSIHFRLTSKQTEACSGGDKFADLYVVRWVPLLVPTIAVLAVNVAAVGVAVGKAATWGLLTQQAQHALLGMVFNVWILVLLYPFALGVMGRWGKRPAILFGVLVMAIGAVAVVYISFRATYYPTGWSEMETTSALGKAESFF, encoded by the exons ATGGCCGCGGCAGTGACTCGCCGGGTCGGTCTCCACGTCGAGGCGACCAATGGCGGCGCCGACGACGAGAGCAGGCGCAATAGCTCGGCAGCTGACCACTCGCCAGTGGCCAAGCGGATCAACGACGCCGCCGCCAACGCCAAGCGCAACGACGTCTGGGTGGCCGCCCAGGAGGGAGAAATGCCTGCAGCTGCAGGCAACTCCAGCCAGCCGCCCCTGCTGTTCCGGACCATGAAGGTCAAGGGCAGCATCCTGCACCCTTACAG GTTTGTTATTCTTCTGCGGCTGGTCGCCATCGTCGCATTCTTCATATGGCGCATCCGGAACCGGAACCGCGACGGCGTGTGGCTCTGGGCCATGTCCATGGTCGGCGACGTCTGGTTCGGCTTCTCGTGGGTCCTCAACCAGCTCCCGAAGCTGAACCCCATCAAGCGTGTCCCGGACCTCGCCGCCATCAGAGACCAGTACGAGCAGCCTTCCGCCTCCGGCGGCGAGTCCAACAACAAGCTGCCCGGCATCGACGTCTTCGTCACCACCGTCGACCCCGTAGACGAGCCCATACTGTACACGGTGAACTCCGTGCTCTCCATCCTCGCCACCGACTACCCGGTCGAGAAGTACGCCTGCTACCTCTCGGACGACGGCGGCACGCTGGTCCACTACGAAGCGATGCTCGAGGTTGCGAGTTTCGCCAGGCTATGGGCGCCCTTCTGCCGGAAGCATAGCGTCGAGCCGAGAGCTCCGGAGAGCTACTTTGGAGTGAAGAGGCGCCAACCGTACACGGGAAGCGTGCAGGGAGAGTTCACAAGCGATCACAGGCGCATGCGCAGGGAATACGAAGAGTTCAAGGTGAGGATCGACTCTCTTTTCAGCACCGTCTGCCAAAGATCTCAAGCGTACAACAGAAAGCATGCCAAGGACGACGAAGCTGGTATGGTGATGAAGGCGACGTGGATGGCTGACGGTACGCAGTGGCCTGGGACATGGATTGAGCAAGCTGAGAACCATAGAAAAGGACACCACGCTGGAATTGTTAAG GTCGTACTAAACCATCCCGGCCATAAACCAGAGCTCGGGTCGCCAGCAAGCATCGACAATCCATTTGACTTCAGCAACACTGACACGCGCCTCCCCATGCTCGTCTACATGTCCCGCGAGAAGCGCACCGGCTACAACCACCAGAAGAAAGCCGGCGCCATGAACGCGATGCTCCGGGTGTCCGCCTTGCTCTCCAACGCGCCGTTCCTCATCAACTTCGACTGCGACCACTACGTCAACAACTCGCAGGCTTTCCGCGCCAGCATGTGCTTCATGCTGGACCCACGCGACGGCCGGAACACGGCTTTCGTCCAGTTCCCGCAGCGCTTCGACGGCGTGGACCCGACGGACCGGTACGCGAACCACAACCGCGTCTTCTTCGACGGCACCATGCTCTCCCTCAACGGCCTGCAGGGGCCTTCCTACCTCGGCACCGGAACCATGTTCCGCCGTGCCGCGCTGTACGGCATGGAGCCACCGCGGTGGAGAACGACTGGCAGCGTCAAGGTgatagacgacgacgacgaccacaAGGGCAAGGAGTACGGCAGATCGACATTGTTCAGAAACGCAGTACTAGACGACGCCGCGAACCAAGAACGATCTATCACGCCAGTGTTCCTCGATGACGACGAGACGACGACGATCAGCAGCGAGGTGGCGTCGCTGATGACGTGCGCTTACGAGGACGGGACAACATGGGGGAGAGACGTCGGGTGGGTGTACAACATCGCGACGGAGGACGTGGTGACCGGGTTCCGCATGCACCGGCAGGGCTGGCGCTCCATGTACTGCTCCGTGGAGCCGGCCGCGTTCCGCGGCACCGCTCCGATCAACCTCACCGAGCGGCTCCTCCAGGTGCTCCGCTGGTCCGGCGGCTCCCTCGAGATGTTCTTCTCCCACAGcaacgcgttcctcgccggcgctCGGATGCACCCGCTGCAGCGCGTGGCGTACCTGAACATGTCCACCTACCCGGTCGTCACCGTCTTCATCCTGGCCTACAACCTGTTTCCCCTGATGTGGCTCGTCTCCGAGCGGTACTACATCCAGAGACCCTTCGGCACGTACGTCCTGTACCTCGTGGCGACCATCGCCATGATCCACGTGATCGGCATGTTCGAGGTGAGGTGGGCGGGCATCACGCTGCTGGACTGGTGCCGCAACGAGCAGTTCTACATGATCGGCGCGACCGGTGTGTACCCGACGGCGGTGCTGTACATGGCGCTGAAGCTCGTCACGGGGAAAAGCATCCACTTCAGGCTCACGTCGAAGCAGACGGAGGCCTGCTCCGGCGGTGACAAGTTCGCCGACCTGTACGTCGTGAGGTGGGTGCCGTTGCTGGTCCCGACCATCGCGGTTCTGGCCGTGAACGTCGCGGCGGTGGGCGTGGCGGTAGGCAAGGCCGCGACCTGGGGGCTGCTCACGCAGCAGGCGCAGCACGCGCTGCTTGGGATGGTGTTCAACGTGTGGATCCTTGTGCTTCTGTACCCGTTTGCGCTCGGCGTCATGGGACGGTGGGGGAAGAGACCTGCCATCCTGTTCGGTGTGCTGGTGATGGCCATTGGTGCGGTCGCTGTCGTGTACATCAGCTTCCGTGCCACGTACTACCCAACAGGATGGTCAGAAATGGAAACTACTTCTGCTCTTGGTAAGGCGGAATCATTCTTTTAA